One window of Paludibacter propionicigenes WB4 genomic DNA carries:
- a CDS encoding Crp/Fnr family transcriptional regulator has translation MAKKHVSDLKPIEEIFSVWDVLTPDERQFVRSNYSIHHFKKNELIHCENDQPTHMMILASGKVKVYKEGVGSRSQIIRMLKPGEHFGYRAIIANENYNTNTAAFEASTVYMIKAEIFLSILRHNNSFCYRFLEEIATDLGASDARTVNLTQKHIRGRLAEALLLLRKNYGLEEDGATISIYLSREDLANLSNMTTSNAIRTLSNFVNEHVIAMDGRKLKIIDEERLRKISKIG, from the coding sequence ATGGCAAAAAAACATGTTTCTGATTTAAAACCAATTGAAGAAATCTTTTCGGTTTGGGATGTACTTACACCTGATGAAAGGCAATTTGTACGCAGTAATTATTCAATTCACCACTTTAAAAAGAACGAATTAATACATTGCGAAAATGATCAACCAACACACATGATGATTTTAGCAAGTGGAAAAGTAAAAGTCTATAAAGAGGGAGTTGGAAGTCGTTCTCAGATCATAAGAATGCTTAAACCGGGTGAACATTTCGGTTATCGTGCTATTATTGCCAACGAAAATTATAATACAAATACTGCTGCTTTTGAAGCTTCTACAGTGTATATGATTAAAGCAGAAATATTCCTGTCCATACTCCGTCACAACAATTCTTTTTGCTATCGTTTTTTAGAAGAAATAGCTACAGATCTGGGAGCTTCTGATGCGCGGACTGTCAATTTGACACAAAAACATATCCGTGGCAGGTTAGCTGAAGCCTTATTACTTCTCCGAAAAAACTATGGATTAGAAGAAGATGGAGCCACAATCAGTATTTACCTCTCTCGCGAAGATCTGGCTAATCTGTCTAATATGACCACCTCAAATGCCATTCGTACTCTCTCTAATTTTGTAAATGAGCATGTTATAGCCATGGATGGGCGAAAACTTAAAATTATTGATGAAGAAAGACTTCGTAAAATAAGCAAAATAGGCTAA
- a CDS encoding tetratricopeptide repeat protein, producing MNINQIHEAYTAALHFLASGQLNNAFNKTEDLITELQLGEYSDRLNDLRQNYQYLLQYYISGVDDPERKLVYNKLIAKTFVLNSDLKEEVLLRNSSNYEYSQKRYFPHTKRHHSPAELFASFLYFYNQTELLRNDAENHDVELKRLRTNYELLLPDIFGLFWLKTSYGTEEKQLFGKILEDSYPGSIEKSIVISALTLNLWRMFDEAKLSLLLDACLSKNQQIKQRALVGLCFVLAKYNQFLPYFPAIRNRLVLLADDSHVVENFQNIIIQIIATVETDKITKRMQEEILPEVMKISPKLKDKMDADSLLNSDEWNEENPEWQDMLDESGVGDKLKELSQMQLEGADVYMSTFSLLKSFPFFSEFTHWFMPFEPAYSSVNELFVGEDNTLLSAFLGNNMMCNSDKYSFCLSVLQMPESQRGMIKQSFKMEAEQLSEMAKDEAILTPDLASKNISKQYIQDLFRFFKLNSKHTDFDDMFSLSLFMHRSFLFDILSNNAGFKSNIAEYYFSKNHYHQALDLFEEIQLETEPTAALYQKIGYMYQQTSQFQKALDAYMKADFIQPDDIWTVRKIALCHRLSGNFEKALEYYLHVDYLRPNITSVMMQIGHCYLELKKFNEALGIYFKLDALDGENVKVWRAISWCSFVSGNIKQAHYYSEKVLEYAEPGAQDYLNAGHVAWCQRKISAAIEHYRMSLSLQLNNWDIFIETFNEDKPYLIANGVDKDEIPLLLDALMSTPDI from the coding sequence ATGAATATCAATCAAATTCATGAAGCGTACACTGCTGCCTTACACTTTCTTGCGTCAGGGCAGTTGAATAATGCCTTTAATAAAACGGAAGATCTAATCACTGAACTACAGTTGGGTGAATACTCAGATAGATTAAATGATCTGCGGCAAAATTATCAGTATTTATTGCAGTATTATATTTCCGGTGTTGATGATCCCGAACGGAAGTTGGTGTACAATAAATTGATAGCTAAAACTTTTGTGCTTAATTCTGATTTAAAAGAAGAAGTGCTTCTTCGGAATTCTTCGAACTATGAGTATTCTCAAAAACGATACTTTCCGCATACCAAACGACACCATTCTCCAGCCGAATTATTTGCATCTTTTCTGTATTTCTATAATCAAACCGAACTGCTGAGAAATGATGCCGAAAATCATGATGTAGAATTGAAACGACTTCGTACAAATTACGAGTTGTTATTGCCGGATATTTTTGGATTGTTTTGGTTGAAAACCTCGTATGGAACTGAAGAAAAACAACTCTTTGGCAAGATACTTGAAGATTCTTATCCGGGTTCGATCGAAAAATCGATAGTCATTTCGGCACTTACTCTTAATCTATGGAGAATGTTTGATGAAGCCAAGCTCTCGTTACTCCTCGACGCATGTTTGAGTAAGAATCAGCAGATCAAACAGCGGGCTTTGGTCGGACTCTGTTTTGTGCTGGCCAAATACAATCAGTTTTTACCTTACTTCCCTGCTATCAGAAACCGATTGGTGCTGCTGGCAGACGACAGCCACGTGGTGGAAAACTTTCAAAATATAATCATACAGATTATAGCCACTGTAGAAACAGACAAAATCACTAAACGAATGCAGGAAGAAATTCTGCCGGAAGTGATGAAAATCAGCCCTAAACTGAAGGATAAAATGGACGCTGATAGTTTGTTGAATTCTGATGAGTGGAACGAAGAAAATCCTGAATGGCAGGATATGCTCGACGAAAGTGGTGTGGGTGATAAACTAAAAGAGTTGAGCCAAATGCAATTGGAGGGAGCTGACGTTTATATGAGTACTTTTTCATTATTGAAAAGTTTTCCTTTTTTCTCCGAATTTACACATTGGTTTATGCCTTTTGAACCTGCTTATTCGAGTGTAAATGAGCTTTTTGTCGGTGAAGATAATACTTTGTTGAGTGCTTTCTTGGGTAACAACATGATGTGTAATTCAGATAAATACTCATTTTGTTTAAGTGTGCTTCAGATGCCTGAATCTCAGCGAGGAATGATAAAACAGTCATTCAAAATGGAGGCCGAACAATTGAGCGAAATGGCTAAAGATGAGGCAATACTTACTCCCGACTTGGCTTCAAAGAATATTTCCAAACAATATATTCAGGATTTATTCAGGTTCTTCAAGCTGAATTCAAAGCATACGGATTTTGATGATATGTTTTCTTTGTCATTATTCATGCACCGTTCTTTTTTGTTCGATATTTTGTCTAATAATGCGGGTTTTAAATCAAATATTGCTGAATATTATTTTTCAAAAAACCATTATCATCAGGCACTTGATTTGTTTGAAGAAATTCAGTTGGAAACAGAACCGACTGCTGCACTTTATCAGAAAATAGGTTACATGTATCAGCAAACGTCACAATTTCAAAAGGCGCTTGATGCTTATATGAAGGCAGATTTCATTCAACCGGATGATATCTGGACTGTTCGGAAAATAGCGTTGTGTCACCGTTTGTCTGGCAATTTTGAAAAAGCATTGGAGTATTATCTGCATGTGGATTATCTAAGACCTAATATCACAAGCGTGATGATGCAGATCGGACATTGTTATCTGGAACTGAAAAAGTTTAATGAAGCATTGGGTATTTATTTTAAACTGGATGCTTTGGATGGTGAAAATGTGAAGGTTTGGAGGGCTATTTCCTGGTGCTCTTTTGTTTCGGGCAATATAAAGCAAGCTCATTATTATAGCGAAAAGGTATTGGAGTATGCTGAGCCGGGAGCTCAGGATTATTTGAATGCCGGCCATGTAGCATGGTGTCAGCGAAAGATAAGTGCGGCGATAGAACACTATCGAATGAGCTTGAGTTTGCAGTTGAATAATTGGGATATCTTCATCGAAACTTTTAATGAAGACAAACCATATTTAATTGCCAATGGTGTAGACAAAGATGAAATACCATTGCTGCTCGATGCGCTGATGTCAACTCCTGATATCTAA